One part of the Vicia villosa cultivar HV-30 ecotype Madison, WI linkage group LG6, Vvil1.0, whole genome shotgun sequence genome encodes these proteins:
- the LOC131612058 gene encoding protein cornichon homolog 4-like, which produces MAEVFYWILSFVLILTLFCLLGYQLILLVDLEFDYINPYDSTSRINQVILPEFFIQALFCFLNLFAGHWFIFFISLPCLYYNVSLYIKTHHYADVTEIYNKLNFEKKKRLFKVVHLILIFILSILSLVWSLTDEVH; this is translated from the exons ATGGCGGAAGTGTTTTATTGGATACTATCCTTTGTTCTAATTTTGACCCTTTTTTGTCTCCTCGGTTACCAG CTTATATTGTTGGTGGACTTGGAGTTTGATTATATAAATCCGTATGATTCAACATCTAGGATAAACCAGGTTATCTTGCCAGAGTTTTTCATACAAGCACTCTTCTGCTTCCTCAATCTTTTCGCAGGACATTGGTTTATATTCTTTATATCTCTCCCTTGTCTCTATTACAATGTCTCCTT GTACATCAAAACACACCACTATGCCGACGTTACTGAAATCTACAACAAGCTGAATTTTGAGAAAAAGAAACGTCTCTTCAAAGTTGTGCATCTTATTCTCATATTTATCCTCTCTATATTGAG CTTGGTATGGTCCCTCACCGACGAAGTGCATTAA